A stretch of Xenopus laevis strain J_2021 chromosome 8S, Xenopus_laevis_v10.1, whole genome shotgun sequence DNA encodes these proteins:
- the gpr132.S gene encoding probable G-protein coupled receptor 132 encodes MGTNASNQTWTSNLIGNSSFCNPAYNESVHFVTAMYSVVLVIGFPANILTLWLTILQIRRKNVLAVYLFSLSLSELMYLGTLPLWILYVKNDHKWEWGALACKITGYIFFNNIYISIFLLCCISLDRFLAVQYSLESRGVRRQRIATIVTVGLCLTVALVHSPAFIIKEGDTEEQSTCFETLPMPRMIANFYFARFIIGFLIPLTVVMFANCSIKRKIQISDSFSHHQKFKVKCLSIAVITIFMICFAPYHLVLLIRAIAFVVNPENSCPFEENIYTYNAVLLCLVTVNSVADPFIYVLVSENVRKDICRGLRTWRRQLSTSVKSDNSNYPHVHSSKELQMENSSA; translated from the coding sequence ATGGGCACCAATGCTTCAAACCAGACATGGACTTCCAACCTAATaggaaattcaagtttttgcaatCCGGCATACAACGAGAGTGTCCACTTTGTTACGGCGATGTACAGTGTTGTTTTGGTGATTGGATTCCCAGCAAACATATTAACATTGTGGTTAACAATACTGCAGATACGTAGAAAAAATGTACTGGCCGTCTATCTGTTCAGTCTCTCATTAAGTGAATTAATGTACTTGGGGACTTTGCCTCTCTGGATCCTTTATGTGAAGAATGACCACAAATGGGAATGGGGTGCTTTGGCTTGCAAGATCACTGGGTACATCTTCTTCAACAACATATACATAAGCATATTCCTGCTGTGCTGTATTTCTCTAGACCGATTCTTGGCAGTTCAGTACTCCTTGGAATCCCGAGGTGTAAGACGTCAGAGAATAGCCACAATTGTAACTGTTGGTCTATGTTTAACTGTAGCACTGGTTCACTCTCCTGCATTCATTATAAAAGAGGGAGACACAGAAGAACAATCGACCTGCTTTGAAACACTGCCAATGCCTCGGATGATTGCTAATTTCTATTTTGCTCGATTTATCATTGGCTTTTTAATACCTTTAACGGTTGTCATGTTCGCAAACTGCAGCATAAAAAGAAAGATCCAAATCAGCGACAGTTTCTCACACCACCAAAAGTTCAAAGTAAAGTGTTTGTCAATAGCTGTAATAACCATATTTATGATTTGCTTTGCCCCTTATCATCTTGTTCTCCTCATTAGGGCCATAGCGTTTGTTGTGAACCCAGAAAACTCCTGCCCCTTTGAGGAGAATATTTACACATATAACGCAGTGCTCCTGTGCCTAGTCACGGTAAATAGTGTGGCTGATCCGTTTATCTATGTGCTGGTCAGTGAAAATGTGAGAAAGGACATCTGCAGAGGTCTACGGACATGGAGAAGGCAACTGTCGACATCTGTCAAAAGTGACAATAGCAATTACCCTCACGTTCACAGCTCTAAAGAACTCCAAATGGAGAATTCTTCGGCGTAA
- the cdca4.S gene encoding uncharacterized protein LOC496018 isoform X1 yields the protein MPSQEVKMFTRGIKRKSCDPEEDNDGPLAELKTVPSYTLERQSLLDMSLVKLQICHMLVEPNLCRSVLIANTVRQIQEEMTQDGSWHVFDQRRTDQFPLDHLVSTDILCHSTKELDEGEINEEYIAYSEELEVHQTQEISELPAVSTLKPLQNSQSNLWETESPQENKVHFQKSLEHIFETLENRNAACVEDLFSEVDTSYYDLDTVLTGMMGNSKLGHCDMLESFSPPSTTSSSCKTEHHEIDHIVEILVES from the exons ATGCCTTCTCAAGAG GTTAAAATGTTTACTAGAGGCATCAAGAGAAAAAGTTGTGATCCTGAGGAAGATAATGACGGACCTCTAGCGGAGTTGAAAACTGTTCCTTCATATACTCTTGAACGTCAGTCATTACTAGACATGTCATTGGTCAAGCTTCAGATCTGTCACATGCTTGTTGAACCCAACCTTTGTCGTTCGGTACTTATTGCTAATACAGTACGGCAGATTCAAGAAGAGATGACTCAAGATGGCAGCTGGCACGTTTTTGATCAAAGGAGAACTGATCAGTTTCCATTAGATCATCTGGTTTCCACAGACATCCTTTGCCATTCAACCAAAGAACTTGATGAAGGGGAAATAAATGAAGAATACATTGCCTACAGTGAAGAACTGGAAGTGCACCAGACCCAAGAAATTTCTGAACTGCCTGCAGTTAGTACGCTAAAACCATTACAAAATTCCCAGAGTAACCTCTGGGAGACTGAAAGCCCACAGGAAAACAAGGTGCATTTTCAAAAATCTCTGGAGCATATTTTTGAAACATTGGAAAACCGAAATGCTGCCTGTGTGGAAGATTTATTTTCTGAAGTTGATACCTCCTATTACGACCTTGATACAGTACTGACAGGCATGATGGGAAATTCAAAACTAGGCCATTGTGACATGCTTGAAAGCTTTTCACCTCCGTCGACGACCTCCTCAAGCTGCAAGACTGAACACCATGAGATTGATCATATTGTTGAGATTCTGGTAGAATCttga
- the cdca4.S gene encoding uncharacterized protein LOC496018 (The RefSeq protein has 3 substitutions compared to this genomic sequence), producing MFTRGIKRKSCDPEEDNDGPLAELKTVPSYTLERQSLLDMSLVKLQICHMLVEPNLCRSVLIANTVRQIQEEMTQDGSWHVFDQRRTDQFPLDHLVSTDILCHSTKELDEGEINDEYIAYSEELEVHQTQEISELPAVSTLKPLQNSQSNLWETESPQESKVHFQKSLEHIFETLENRNATCVEDLFSEVDTSYYDLDTVLTGMMGNSKLGHCDMLESFSPPSTTSSSCKTEHHEIDHIVEILVES from the coding sequence ATGTTTACTAGAGGCATCAAGAGAAAAAGTTGTGATCCTGAGGAAGATAATGACGGACCTCTAGCGGAGTTGAAAACTGTTCCTTCATATACTCTTGAACGTCAGTCATTACTAGACATGTCATTGGTCAAGCTTCAGATCTGTCACATGCTTGTTGAACCCAACCTTTGTCGTTCGGTACTTATTGCTAATACAGTACGGCAGATTCAAGAAGAGATGACTCAAGATGGCAGCTGGCACGTTTTTGATCAAAGGAGAACTGATCAGTTTCCATTAGATCATCTGGTTTCCACAGACATCCTTTGCCATTCAACCAAAGAACTTGATGAAGGGGAAATAAATGAAGAATACATTGCCTACAGTGAAGAACTGGAAGTGCACCAGACCCAAGAAATTTCTGAACTGCCTGCAGTTAGTACGCTAAAACCATTACAAAATTCCCAGAGTAACCTCTGGGAGACTGAAAGCCCACAGGAAAACAAGGTGCATTTTCAAAAATCTCTGGAGCATATTTTTGAAACATTGGAAAACCGAAATGCTGCCTGTGTGGAAGATTTATTTTCTGAAGTTGATACCTCCTATTACGACCTTGATACAGTACTGACAGGCATGATGGGAAATTCAAAACTAGGCCATTGTGACATGCTTGAAAGCTTTTCACCTCCGTCGACGACCTCCTCAAGCTGCAAGACTGAACACCATGAGATTGATCATATTGTTGAGATTCTGGTAGAATCttga
- the cdca4.S gene encoding uncharacterized protein LOC496018 isoform X2, whose translation MFTRGIKRKSCDPEEDNDGPLAELKTVPSYTLERQSLLDMSLVKLQICHMLVEPNLCRSVLIANTVRQIQEEMTQDGSWHVFDQRRTDQFPLDHLVSTDILCHSTKELDEGEINEEYIAYSEELEVHQTQEISELPAVSTLKPLQNSQSNLWETESPQENKVHFQKSLEHIFETLENRNAACVEDLFSEVDTSYYDLDTVLTGMMGNSKLGHCDMLESFSPPSTTSSSCKTEHHEIDHIVEILVES comes from the coding sequence ATGTTTACTAGAGGCATCAAGAGAAAAAGTTGTGATCCTGAGGAAGATAATGACGGACCTCTAGCGGAGTTGAAAACTGTTCCTTCATATACTCTTGAACGTCAGTCATTACTAGACATGTCATTGGTCAAGCTTCAGATCTGTCACATGCTTGTTGAACCCAACCTTTGTCGTTCGGTACTTATTGCTAATACAGTACGGCAGATTCAAGAAGAGATGACTCAAGATGGCAGCTGGCACGTTTTTGATCAAAGGAGAACTGATCAGTTTCCATTAGATCATCTGGTTTCCACAGACATCCTTTGCCATTCAACCAAAGAACTTGATGAAGGGGAAATAAATGAAGAATACATTGCCTACAGTGAAGAACTGGAAGTGCACCAGACCCAAGAAATTTCTGAACTGCCTGCAGTTAGTACGCTAAAACCATTACAAAATTCCCAGAGTAACCTCTGGGAGACTGAAAGCCCACAGGAAAACAAGGTGCATTTTCAAAAATCTCTGGAGCATATTTTTGAAACATTGGAAAACCGAAATGCTGCCTGTGTGGAAGATTTATTTTCTGAAGTTGATACCTCCTATTACGACCTTGATACAGTACTGACAGGCATGATGGGAAATTCAAAACTAGGCCATTGTGACATGCTTGAAAGCTTTTCACCTCCGTCGACGACCTCCTCAAGCTGCAAGACTGAACACCATGAGATTGATCATATTGTTGAGATTCTGGTAGAATCttga